From a single Devosia litorisediminis genomic region:
- a CDS encoding aldehyde dehydrogenase family protein, translating into MTLLALNPDVSAFLNAVQGLRIGAEQVQARQTITVLNPSTEERLAQVACGEADHIDAAVDAARLALSGPWGTMSSHDRGVLIWRLADAIEARKDIFGQLDALDNGKPFTKARDVDAVYSARHFRYFAGWASKIEGRTIPVSDPGRFNYTRVEPVGVCGLITPWNYPTLMVAWKLAPALAAGNTIVLKPAEQTPLSALYLADLALEIGFPPGVLNVVPGLGAGAGAALAGHKGVDKIGFTGSTETGRRIVAASTGNLKKVSLELGGKAANIIFPDADIETAIEGSFWALFGNNGQSCTAGARLFVHSSIREQVVAGLVKRAKALSVGPGMDAQQHDLGPIISQQQMDKVLSYVGQGQADGAQCVAGGERIRNAGYFVAPTVLDGVTDTMSVAREEIFGPVMAVLSFDDEAEVLQRANNTEFGLAAGLWTNDLSRAHRMAARLQAGTIWVNTWGDTDAASPFGGMKQSGYGREMGQEAIALYSQTKSVWLGLRESDLI; encoded by the coding sequence CCGTGCTGAACCCATCCACCGAGGAGCGGTTGGCGCAGGTGGCCTGCGGCGAAGCTGACCATATCGATGCTGCCGTTGACGCGGCACGCTTAGCGCTCTCAGGTCCCTGGGGCACCATGTCCAGCCATGACCGCGGGGTGCTGATCTGGCGGCTGGCCGATGCGATTGAAGCGCGCAAGGACATCTTCGGACAGCTCGATGCGCTCGATAACGGCAAGCCGTTCACCAAGGCCCGCGATGTGGATGCTGTCTATTCCGCTCGCCATTTCCGCTATTTTGCCGGCTGGGCCAGCAAGATTGAAGGGCGCACCATTCCGGTTTCCGATCCCGGGCGGTTCAACTACACCCGCGTCGAGCCTGTAGGCGTCTGCGGCCTTATTACACCTTGGAACTATCCCACTTTGATGGTGGCTTGGAAGCTGGCGCCTGCACTGGCTGCCGGCAACACTATTGTCCTCAAGCCTGCCGAACAGACACCGCTCAGTGCGCTATATCTGGCCGATCTGGCGCTGGAAATCGGGTTCCCGCCCGGCGTGCTCAATGTCGTGCCGGGTCTGGGTGCTGGCGCTGGTGCGGCTCTGGCGGGCCATAAAGGGGTCGACAAGATCGGCTTTACCGGCTCGACCGAGACCGGTCGACGGATCGTTGCTGCGTCGACAGGCAATCTCAAGAAGGTTTCGCTCGAACTGGGTGGCAAGGCCGCCAATATCATTTTCCCCGACGCCGACATCGAAACGGCAATCGAGGGGTCGTTCTGGGCGCTGTTTGGCAATAACGGGCAATCGTGCACTGCCGGTGCCCGTCTGTTTGTACACTCGTCCATCCGCGAGCAGGTCGTTGCCGGTTTGGTCAAGCGCGCCAAGGCGCTTTCGGTTGGTCCCGGCATGGACGCCCAACAGCATGATCTGGGGCCCATCATCTCCCAGCAGCAGATGGATAAGGTCTTGTCCTATGTCGGCCAGGGTCAGGCAGACGGCGCGCAATGTGTTGCCGGTGGCGAGCGTATTCGCAATGCCGGGTATTTCGTCGCGCCGACCGTCCTCGATGGGGTGACAGACACCATGTCTGTTGCCCGCGAGGAGATCTTTGGACCCGTCATGGCCGTTCTTTCGTTTGACGATGAAGCCGAAGTTCTGCAGCGCGCCAACAATACTGAATTTGGTCTGGCCGCCGGTCTGTGGACCAATGACCTGTCACGTGCCCACCGCATGGCGGCTCGGCTGCAGGCCGGTACGATCTGGGTCAATACCTGGGGCGATACCGATGCGGCGTCGCCCTTTGGCGGCATGAAGCAAAGTGGCTACGGCCGCGAAATGGGCCAGGAAGCCATCGCGCTTTACTCACAGACCAAGAGCGTATGGCTTGGTCTCAGGGAATCTGATTTGATCTAA
- a CDS encoding GntR family transcriptional regulator, translating into MESKSVPKYQAVHDEVLNRLDTGMYSVGTRLPTEDALAKSFDVSRVTVRKALDMLVQSGYVTARQGSGYVVSTLSPPSSTCLVSFTDQVIGEGRIPGAKLLGIDAPAKSVPPEVAAVFDGELTLIRRLRTVDGAPVMLVRTWVPSHLVPDISAADLPETGQNQSILRILGRRFKMQWTRACEVISSLIADAEVAELLAVQPNAPILSQACTAFDEDQKPVFYDQVFRQSPITYNLDKSAPTRTAGNSAGTSV; encoded by the coding sequence GTGGAAAGCAAGTCGGTTCCAAAATATCAGGCCGTGCATGACGAGGTGCTGAACAGGCTCGATACTGGCATGTACTCGGTGGGCACGCGCTTGCCCACGGAAGACGCGCTCGCCAAGTCGTTTGACGTCAGCCGGGTCACGGTGCGCAAGGCGCTCGATATGCTGGTGCAGTCTGGCTACGTCACCGCGCGCCAGGGCAGCGGCTATGTCGTTTCCACGCTGTCGCCGCCATCCTCGACCTGTTTGGTGTCGTTCACCGACCAGGTGATAGGCGAGGGGCGGATACCCGGTGCCAAGCTTTTGGGCATTGACGCCCCGGCTAAATCGGTACCGCCAGAAGTTGCTGCCGTGTTTGACGGTGAACTGACCTTGATCCGTCGTCTGCGCACTGTCGATGGCGCGCCGGTCATGCTGGTGCGCACCTGGGTGCCAAGCCATCTCGTGCCCGACATTTCCGCCGCTGACCTGCCCGAAACAGGTCAGAACCAGTCGATCCTGCGCATTCTGGGGCGTCGCTTCAAGATGCAGTGGACCCGTGCCTGCGAGGTTATCAGTTCACTGATCGCGGACGCCGAAGTTGCCGAATTGCTGGCTGTCCAGCCCAATGCGCCTATTCTTTCACAGGCCTGTACGGCATTTGACGAAGACCAGAAGCCGGTCTTTTACGACCAGGTCTTCCGGCAGTCGCCCATCACCTACAATCTCGACAAATCAGCCCCAACACGAACAGCCGGAAACTCGGCGGGAACCTCTGTGTAA
- a CDS encoding L-fucose/L-arabinose isomerase family protein — MTFTIGLIKASLPSYFPEKHGVFEQAESALGRLAAEEGAQLVVASGVPMDASQARQAMDVVLAQGADFVILLHGGFTMGDVARVLASYDVPLGFWATPEPSHEGDIQLNNFVSLNMSMSIARGVRDLQASPVRWYFGAPDDAALQGVLRQTIQALGMCTALRGSRIGVVGGLAPTFYNMAVREEELFKRLGVEVEHVDMHQLTQAMTGFAGDAVARELTAMAAAADVDGVSDAQMNLTARMVLALRELAKANRYDALAVSDWPALQQDPGFHPGAAFSWLEEHDQIPVASEGDVMGAVTQLAVKAMTGQVGCLLDMTSPQLAEDRILMWHGGGGPLYLAERRARWINHPMIGRGTEQGPIYGAIADYCFALGPVTVLRIGRSGASRFSFEAQVIKAPESGFTGCRGWVSGFAENGETRSAHDIVGAVLDHGVEHHFVLVSGHWNQVLAEFGEWSNLVTLDIAKRERNIGLSPRQ, encoded by the coding sequence ATGACCTTTACCATCGGCCTGATCAAAGCATCGTTGCCCAGCTATTTTCCGGAAAAGCATGGTGTCTTTGAACAGGCCGAATCCGCGCTCGGACGCCTTGCAGCGGAAGAGGGCGCGCAACTGGTTGTTGCGTCGGGTGTGCCGATGGATGCATCGCAGGCGCGGCAGGCCATGGATGTGGTTCTCGCACAGGGTGCCGATTTCGTCATCCTGCTGCATGGTGGCTTCACCATGGGTGACGTGGCTCGGGTCCTGGCGAGCTATGATGTGCCTTTGGGATTCTGGGCAACGCCCGAACCCAGTCATGAAGGCGACATCCAGCTCAACAATTTCGTCTCGCTGAATATGAGCATGTCGATTGCCCGCGGTGTCCGCGATCTTCAGGCGTCGCCAGTCCGCTGGTACTTTGGGGCGCCCGATGACGCGGCGCTACAGGGTGTGTTGCGACAGACAATCCAGGCGCTGGGCATGTGCACAGCGCTGCGCGGCTCGCGGATCGGCGTCGTTGGCGGTCTGGCACCGACCTTTTACAATATGGCAGTGCGGGAAGAGGAGCTGTTCAAGCGGCTCGGCGTCGAAGTCGAGCATGTCGACATGCACCAGCTCACCCAGGCGATGACCGGTTTTGCCGGCGATGCCGTAGCGCGGGAACTGACCGCAATGGCAGCAGCAGCCGATGTGGATGGCGTATCAGATGCGCAGATGAATCTGACCGCGCGCATGGTTCTGGCACTGCGCGAACTGGCAAAGGCCAATCGCTATGATGCCCTTGCGGTTTCCGACTGGCCGGCGCTGCAGCAGGATCCCGGCTTTCATCCGGGTGCCGCTTTCAGCTGGCTGGAAGAACACGATCAAATCCCCGTCGCCTCGGAAGGCGATGTCATGGGTGCGGTAACCCAGCTTGCGGTCAAGGCCATGACCGGGCAGGTCGGTTGCCTGCTCGACATGACCTCCCCCCAGCTCGCCGAGGACCGTATCCTGATGTGGCATGGTGGTGGTGGCCCGCTCTATCTGGCAGAACGACGGGCCCGATGGATCAACCATCCAATGATCGGACGCGGCACCGAGCAGGGGCCGATCTATGGCGCCATCGCAGACTATTGTTTTGCGCTGGGTCCGGTGACCGTGCTTCGAATTGGGCGTAGCGGTGCGAGCCGGTTCAGCTTTGAAGCCCAGGTCATCAAGGCGCCGGAATCCGGCTTCACCGGGTGCAGAGGCTGGGTCTCCGGTTTTGCCGAGAACGGCGAAACGCGCAGCGCCCACGACATTGTCGGCGCCGTGCTCGACCATGGCGTAGAGCACCATTTTGTCCTGGTTTCTGGGCATTGGAATCAGGTTCTTGCAGAATTTGGCGAGTGGTCAAACCTCGTCACTCTGGACATCGCCAAGCGGGAAAGAAACATCGGCCTTTCTCCGCGCCAATAG
- a CDS encoding ABC transporter ATP-binding protein: MTEVRLNAVQKRFGAFTAIESIDLDIKSGELVALLGPSGCGKTTTLRMIAGLEAPTSGEVLFDGKDVSDVAVQKRNVGMVFQRYALFPHMTVEKNVTFGLDVRGLPKQEINERLEEILDVVQLNQFRKRFPAQLSGGQMQRVAIARTLITKPSVLMMDEPLANLDTKLRGEMRRFIRELQKRLGITTIFVTHDQVEAMELADRVAVIFNGKLAQFGAPQELYQQPNSTEVADFMGASNIFSARLLAADRAEASFGIIEITPQAGLTTGADVHVMLRSEGIDLYPQAEAPQGTQNLISGQIKAREFFGASVQYVVSAGGADITVAEQSRRLLDVGQPVILSVQPDRVWTIAR; encoded by the coding sequence GTGACCGAAGTTCGGCTCAATGCGGTTCAAAAACGATTTGGTGCCTTCACGGCAATCGAGTCCATTGATCTCGATATCAAGTCCGGAGAGCTGGTTGCTCTGCTGGGTCCCTCCGGCTGTGGCAAGACGACAACGCTGCGCATGATCGCCGGGTTGGAAGCGCCGACCAGCGGCGAGGTGCTGTTTGACGGCAAGGACGTATCTGACGTTGCCGTGCAGAAGCGCAATGTCGGCATGGTCTTTCAGCGCTATGCGCTGTTCCCCCACATGACAGTCGAAAAGAACGTCACGTTTGGTCTGGACGTGCGTGGCCTGCCCAAGCAGGAAATCAACGAGCGGCTCGAGGAAATTCTCGACGTCGTGCAGCTCAATCAGTTTCGTAAACGCTTCCCGGCGCAGCTCTCCGGCGGCCAGATGCAGCGCGTTGCCATCGCACGCACGCTGATCACCAAGCCATCCGTTCTGATGATGGATGAACCGCTGGCAAATCTGGACACCAAGCTGCGCGGCGAGATGCGACGCTTCATCCGCGAACTACAGAAGCGTCTGGGCATTACCACAATCTTCGTAACTCACGATCAGGTCGAAGCCATGGAGCTGGCGGATCGGGTGGCGGTGATCTTCAACGGCAAGCTCGCCCAGTTTGGCGCGCCGCAGGAGCTCTATCAGCAGCCCAATTCTACTGAAGTTGCCGACTTTATGGGGGCCAGCAACATTTTCAGCGCCAGGCTCCTGGCGGCTGATCGGGCAGAAGCCTCCTTCGGCATCATTGAGATCACCCCGCAAGCGGGGCTCACCACTGGTGCCGATGTGCATGTGATGCTGCGCAGCGAAGGCATCGATCTCTACCCACAGGCTGAGGCGCCGCAGGGCACTCAAAACTTGATTTCCGGCCAGATCAAAGCGCGCGAGTTCTTCGGGGCGTCGGTCCAGTATGTCGTCAGTGCCGGTGGCGCGGACATAACCGTCGCCGAACAATCCCGTCGCCTGCTCGATGTTGGCCAGCCAGTTATTCTCTCGGTCCAGCCGGACCGGGTGTGGACCATCGCCCGTTAG
- a CDS encoding ABC transporter substrate-binding protein has translation MRKIALGVSIVAMLATGVAQAQDPAATEFRKGFLAGSLDWSAVAERAKSEGTVNLYYWGGSDPLNVWMDSIVAPAMAELGVTLNPVRITGTKDAVDLVLAELGSGKMVGEGSVDAIWLNGENFSTLKKQDALFGAFAPLLPNAKNIEWDETDPRSLLNLRDFGVLTGGAEVPWSGEQYVCAVNADRVSAEDVPHSFDGLQTYLEANPGKFIYVKPPHYIGNTFVQEAVYAHNPDGTGAAPFQQSLDELGAAELARLIAPGLEYLKNIEPLLLGGDSGTPRYPEDSNALDGLFLNGEVNFNCKFGLYAVATGLSQGTYPEAAQEFVFPEGNMIKNKNYLAIPANAPNPGAALVLADYMSTVEAQISKLEFTGMPAGIDPWLLSDEDAAALAAASPGHTGLQAADLDANIAPDTNATLVDVIEATWLEYIERDSTDSIETIVTRAAENLNQ, from the coding sequence ATGCGTAAGATAGCACTAGGCGTTTCAATCGTCGCGATGCTCGCCACTGGCGTCGCACAGGCACAGGATCCGGCAGCGACAGAATTCCGCAAGGGCTTCCTCGCCGGCAGCCTCGACTGGTCTGCCGTCGCCGAGCGCGCCAAATCCGAAGGTACTGTGAACCTCTATTACTGGGGTGGTAGCGATCCACTCAATGTGTGGATGGACAGCATTGTTGCGCCAGCGATGGCCGAACTGGGTGTGACGCTCAATCCCGTTCGCATCACCGGCACCAAGGACGCCGTTGATCTCGTGCTGGCCGAACTCGGTTCGGGCAAGATGGTTGGTGAAGGCAGCGTCGACGCAATCTGGCTGAACGGCGAGAACTTCTCGACCCTGAAAAAGCAGGACGCTCTGTTTGGCGCGTTTGCTCCGTTGCTGCCCAATGCCAAAAACATTGAGTGGGACGAGACAGATCCCCGCTCGCTGCTCAACCTGCGCGACTTTGGCGTGCTCACCGGCGGCGCAGAAGTGCCATGGTCTGGCGAGCAGTATGTTTGCGCCGTCAACGCTGATCGCGTCAGCGCTGAAGACGTACCGCACTCCTTTGATGGCTTGCAGACCTATCTCGAAGCCAATCCGGGCAAGTTCATCTACGTTAAGCCGCCGCACTACATCGGCAACACCTTTGTCCAGGAAGCGGTCTATGCACACAATCCTGATGGCACCGGCGCAGCCCCGTTCCAGCAGTCGCTTGACGAACTGGGTGCTGCTGAACTGGCTCGTCTGATCGCACCGGGTCTGGAATACCTCAAGAACATCGAGCCACTGCTGCTCGGTGGTGACAGCGGTACGCCACGCTATCCCGAAGATTCCAACGCGCTGGATGGCCTGTTCCTTAACGGTGAAGTGAACTTCAACTGCAAGTTCGGTCTTTATGCCGTCGCCACCGGCCTCAGCCAGGGTACCTATCCTGAAGCGGCCCAGGAGTTCGTGTTTCCCGAAGGCAACATGATCAAGAACAAGAACTATCTGGCCATTCCAGCCAATGCTCCGAACCCCGGTGCAGCCCTTGTTCTGGCCGATTACATGTCGACCGTTGAAGCGCAGATTTCCAAGCTCGAGTTCACTGGCATGCCAGCGGGTATCGATCCCTGGTTGCTCAGCGACGAAGATGCTGCAGCTCTCGCTGCTGCCTCGCCAGGCCACACCGGTCTGCAAGCAGCCGATCTCGACGCCAACATCGCTCCAGACACCAATGCGACCCTGGTCGATGTGATCGAAGCTACCTGGCTCGAATACATCGAACGTGACAGCACGGACTCGATCGAAACGATCGTGACCCGCGCTGCGGAAAACCTGAACCAGTAG
- a CDS encoding ABC transporter permease, translated as MARSQESALREKLWLWLQLSPVLLILAVLFGGALVLAVVQSLGFAPWFGVNTFPSFQYFGALWGSASFWESLWLTLYYATVSTVIALAMGIALALALVRTFPGKQLYKYIYKLPLMIPYTVGIALAVIMLGNGGMVSRLAAFFGFISDPSQFPQILKTHAGWGIIAVYVWKQVPFITLAIYAVMLGVGRETEEAAAILGANRWQILSQVTLPQIMPGVVSSTLICFAFNVGAFEAPFILGGGFPDTLPVVAWRYFNDADYTLQLQGMATVVSIALVAGIILFTYLAIYRRFERKIGRN; from the coding sequence ATGGCACGCTCCCAAGAAAGCGCACTGAGGGAAAAACTGTGGCTATGGCTGCAGCTCTCCCCGGTATTGCTCATCCTCGCTGTGCTCTTTGGTGGCGCGCTGGTGCTAGCCGTCGTGCAATCTCTGGGCTTCGCCCCTTGGTTCGGCGTCAACACCTTTCCCAGCTTCCAGTATTTTGGCGCGCTGTGGGGCTCAGCCTCATTCTGGGAGTCGCTGTGGCTGACGCTCTACTATGCGACTGTTTCTACGGTGATCGCATTGGCCATGGGCATCGCGCTCGCTCTGGCGCTGGTGCGCACTTTTCCCGGCAAGCAGCTCTACAAATACATCTACAAGCTGCCCCTGATGATCCCCTATACGGTGGGTATCGCCCTGGCCGTGATCATGCTGGGCAATGGCGGCATGGTTTCGCGACTGGCTGCGTTCTTTGGCTTCATTTCTGATCCCTCACAGTTTCCGCAAATCCTCAAGACCCATGCGGGTTGGGGCATTATCGCTGTCTATGTCTGGAAACAGGTGCCGTTCATTACCCTGGCAATCTATGCCGTCATGCTGGGTGTTGGGCGCGAGACCGAAGAGGCCGCCGCCATTCTTGGCGCCAATCGCTGGCAGATCCTTTCCCAGGTCACACTGCCCCAGATCATGCCCGGCGTCGTCTCGTCGACCCTGATTTGCTTTGCCTTCAATGTGGGTGCCTTCGAGGCCCCGTTCATCCTGGGTGGTGGCTTCCCCGATACGCTGCCCGTAGTGGCATGGCGCTATTTCAACGATGCGGACTACACGCTGCAACTTCAGGGCATGGCCACCGTGGTGTCCATTGCGCTGGTCGCGGGCATAATCCTGTTCACCTACCTGGCCATCTATCGCCGCTTTGAACGCAAGATCGGGAGAAACTGA
- a CDS encoding ABC transporter permease yields MARKFSNTALNNQLSGFQKIYLILIVGFILGPFLPLIIQSLAFRWAWPDLLPSTWWMDQREISKLPLAWDYVLSPYSRILEATINTVLIGSIVTVICLAICLPAARVLARESFRGKSAFEFFLSLPLIVPEAAIGIALLMIFIRMGIAGSYVGIIIAHLIPTIPYMIRMLTAVYQGLGKDFEEQAMILGASRWQVMRLVTLPMLLPGVVAGALFTFLVSTNIFLLTFFLGQGKIITLPTLLFSKIAGGTLDASAAGITLVVTLPGVVLLIISERFIKEEAFGKGFGN; encoded by the coding sequence ATGGCCCGCAAATTTTCCAATACGGCGCTGAACAACCAGCTCTCGGGCTTCCAGAAGATCTATCTGATCCTCATCGTCGGGTTCATTCTGGGACCATTCTTGCCGCTTATCATTCAGAGCCTGGCCTTCCGCTGGGCCTGGCCTGACCTGCTCCCCAGTACGTGGTGGATGGATCAGCGCGAAATCTCCAAGCTGCCGCTTGCATGGGACTATGTGCTCTCGCCCTATAGCCGCATTCTGGAAGCGACCATCAATACCGTGCTGATCGGCAGCATCGTCACCGTGATCTGTCTGGCCATCTGCCTGCCGGCAGCGCGCGTTCTCGCTCGGGAGAGTTTTCGCGGCAAATCCGCCTTCGAGTTCTTCCTGTCCCTGCCACTGATCGTCCCTGAGGCGGCAATCGGCATCGCATTGCTGATGATCTTCATCCGCATGGGCATTGCCGGCAGCTATGTCGGCATCATCATTGCGCACCTCATTCCCACCATTCCCTACATGATCCGCATGCTGACCGCGGTTTATCAGGGCCTGGGCAAGGATTTTGAAGAACAGGCGATGATCCTGGGCGCGAGCCGTTGGCAGGTTATGCGGCTTGTCACGCTACCCATGCTGCTGCCCGGCGTAGTGGCGGGTGCCCTGTTCACCTTCCTGGTGTCCACCAACATCTTCCTGCTCACCTTCTTTCTGGGGCAGGGGAAGATCATCACCTTGCCAACCCTGCTGTTCTCAAAGATCGCGGGCGGAACACTGGATGCGTCAGCAGCCGGCATCACGCTGGTGGTGACCCTGCCAGGGGTGGTCCTGCTCATCATTTCCGAGCGCTTCATCAAGGAAGAAGCCTTCGGCAAGGGCTTCGGCAACTAG
- a CDS encoding nucleoside hydrolase gives MLDQSVLARFPKLSAELYQSRLAHPGHAARVIIDTDTANEIDDQYALAWALLSPDRVRLEGVTAVPFSFAHHKKDLIRSVAILKRGGPENPAEEKFMGGLSGWAQRMVDTGRDPNQTLFTLPDEGAELSYQEILRVFAKCGVDAHGKVFRGAPGYLESFDAPLDTPAARFIIDSARRREDGPVYVLAMGALTNVASALLLAPDIIDNIVVVWTAGFPTYAPFSNLPSLNLVQDRLSSRLLFDCGVPQVYLPGYHVGAQLKISLPEMERFVKEQGAIGDYLHQLYTNNPLHEMFAITGAEAKTWVIWDMINIAWLLDPGYVSTFDTQSPSLDEDLYWRQDSTRHPMVEAFDLNRDAIFEDFYRCLSKAPA, from the coding sequence ATGTTAGACCAGTCTGTGCTCGCGCGCTTTCCCAAGCTGTCCGCAGAGCTCTATCAAAGCCGTCTCGCCCATCCCGGCCATGCCGCCCGCGTCATCATCGACACCGACACTGCCAATGAGATAGATGATCAGTATGCGCTGGCCTGGGCCTTGCTCTCTCCTGATCGCGTGCGGCTTGAAGGCGTGACGGCAGTGCCGTTCTCCTTTGCCCACCACAAGAAAGACCTCATTCGATCGGTGGCCATTCTCAAAAGAGGTGGTCCGGAGAATCCTGCTGAAGAGAAGTTCATGGGTGGTCTGTCCGGTTGGGCGCAGCGCATGGTCGATACCGGACGCGATCCGAACCAGACGCTGTTTACGCTCCCCGACGAAGGCGCCGAACTGTCCTATCAGGAAATCCTGCGCGTCTTTGCCAAGTGCGGCGTGGATGCCCACGGCAAGGTGTTCCGGGGGGCTCCCGGTTATCTAGAGAGCTTCGATGCGCCTCTCGATACCCCGGCGGCACGATTCATCATCGACAGCGCCCGCCGTCGCGAGGATGGGCCGGTCTATGTGCTGGCCATGGGTGCGTTGACCAATGTCGCCTCGGCCCTGCTGCTGGCGCCCGATATCATCGACAATATCGTGGTGGTCTGGACCGCCGGTTTCCCAACCTATGCACCATTCTCGAACCTGCCATCGCTCAATTTGGTGCAGGACAGGTTATCCTCCCGCTTGCTGTTTGACTGCGGTGTGCCGCAGGTCTATCTGCCAGGCTATCACGTCGGTGCGCAGCTCAAGATTTCACTCCCCGAAATGGAGCGCTTCGTGAAGGAGCAGGGTGCCATTGGCGACTATCTGCACCAGCTCTACACCAACAATCCGCTGCATGAGATGTTCGCCATAACCGGCGCCGAGGCCAAGACCTGGGTGATCTGGGACATGATCAACATCGCCTGGCTACTCGACCCGGGCTATGTTTCAACCTTTGACACCCAGTCGCCCAGCCTGGACGAAGACTTATACTGGCGCCAGGACAGCACAAGGCACCCCATGGTCGAGGCGTTTGATCTCAACCGCGATGCGATCTTCGAGGATTTCTACCGTTGCCTGAGTAAGGCCCCTGCCTAG
- a CDS encoding TSUP family transporter — protein sequence MTIVDLCQLMLVAGAAAYLQTLTGFAFGLVMMAAIALLGLISLSDAAIVVGILSLVNAVHILVRGWREVAWPAFWLVIGPTLAATIAGYAILEHVAAANLAVLQLVLGLVIIAAAAQLLLRPHPLAEPSPPRHFIMAGAAGGLLGGLFSTAGPPLVYLFYRQPMAVATIRVTLVLVFTVSILLRTTMAVATGGFPYATVWWSLLAIPAILLATEIAHRWPPAMAPNTLRRLTFGLLLASGLSLSVQALL from the coding sequence ATGACCATAGTTGATCTGTGCCAGCTCATGCTGGTCGCCGGCGCCGCCGCCTACCTGCAAACCCTGACCGGCTTCGCCTTTGGCCTGGTCATGATGGCCGCCATAGCCTTGCTGGGGCTCATTTCGCTGTCCGACGCCGCGATTGTCGTGGGCATCCTGTCCCTGGTGAACGCGGTCCACATTCTTGTCAGAGGATGGCGGGAGGTCGCCTGGCCCGCATTCTGGCTGGTGATTGGCCCGACGCTGGCTGCAACCATCGCTGGCTATGCCATTCTTGAGCATGTGGCCGCTGCAAATCTGGCAGTGCTACAATTGGTCCTGGGCCTGGTGATTATCGCGGCAGCCGCACAACTCCTCCTCAGACCTCACCCATTGGCCGAGCCATCACCCCCACGGCACTTCATTATGGCTGGTGCCGCCGGAGGTCTGCTCGGAGGGTTGTTTTCAACGGCGGGTCCGCCTCTGGTCTATCTGTTCTATCGCCAGCCCATGGCGGTTGCGACGATCCGGGTAACGCTGGTCCTGGTGTTCACAGTCAGCATTCTGTTGCGCACGACGATGGCCGTTGCGACTGGTGGCTTTCCTTATGCCACGGTGTGGTGGAGCCTGCTGGCAATCCCCGCCATTCTGCTGGCCACTGAAATCGCCCATCGATGGCCCCCCGCGATGGCACCCAATACCCTACGTCGGCTAACATTCGGATTGCTGCTGGCTTCGGGGCTCAGCCTGAGCGTTCAGGCGCTGCTCTAG